In Paenibacillus sp. J23TS9, a single genomic region encodes these proteins:
- a CDS encoding CCA tRNA nucleotidyltransferase, translating into MVTWKQADADMAFHSEAVVSKLLEHGHEAYWVGGCVRDELMGRPVHDMDITTSALPEEVETVFERTVPTGIKHGTVTVLCGSFAYEVTTYRVEGAYENHRRPAEVEFVRDLKEDLKRRDFTINAIARAVDGTIVDPFEGTMDLSKGVVRCVGNARTRFQEDALRMVRCIRFASVFGFGIAYRTWRALLEEREGIRYIAMERFRVELEKLMEGSRPCRGLHLLHRSGLLSDAKIPFTYEPDRDLVSVIDEISPENTIIRWAMLLYACGLSAQGAHNSLRSWTFANTMREQIAGILSVGEAVGAMNTDIPYQEQWVSVVLQHGRETAERWLFMAGYITRRHPGVYPSEILKNGDAWTREMEIYHLSELSVTGKDLMDLSGRRGGPWIGEILGILLVKVASRILPNDREILIDEVKRVMIT; encoded by the coding sequence TTGGTAACTTGGAAACAGGCGGACGCAGATATGGCGTTTCATAGCGAAGCGGTGGTATCCAAGCTGCTTGAGCATGGCCATGAAGCTTACTGGGTAGGCGGATGTGTGAGAGATGAGCTCATGGGTAGGCCTGTGCATGATATGGATATCACTACATCCGCACTTCCGGAAGAAGTAGAAACCGTATTTGAGCGGACTGTACCGACAGGTATTAAACATGGAACGGTTACGGTGCTTTGCGGATCTTTCGCTTATGAGGTAACGACATACCGTGTTGAGGGCGCCTATGAAAATCACAGAAGACCTGCAGAGGTTGAATTTGTCCGTGATTTGAAGGAAGATCTCAAACGGAGAGATTTTACGATAAATGCGATTGCAAGGGCGGTTGATGGAACGATTGTCGACCCCTTTGAAGGGACAATGGATTTAAGTAAAGGCGTTGTCCGCTGCGTGGGCAATGCGAGAACTCGGTTTCAGGAAGATGCTCTGCGTATGGTCCGCTGTATCCGCTTTGCCTCGGTCTTCGGGTTCGGCATCGCTTACCGCACATGGAGAGCACTGCTTGAAGAGCGCGAGGGTATCCGTTATATTGCCATGGAACGGTTTCGGGTAGAACTTGAAAAGCTGATGGAGGGCAGCAGGCCTTGCAGAGGGCTTCACCTTCTTCACCGGAGCGGGCTCCTGTCGGATGCAAAAATCCCTTTTACATATGAACCGGATAGAGATCTGGTTTCGGTGATTGATGAGATATCCCCTGAAAATACAATCATCCGTTGGGCAATGCTCCTTTATGCCTGCGGATTAAGCGCACAAGGGGCACATAACAGCTTGCGTTCATGGACGTTTGCGAATACAATGCGGGAACAAATAGCGGGGATTCTGAGTGTCGGTGAAGCCGTAGGAGCGATGAATACGGATATCCCATATCAAGAACAATGGGTTTCGGTGGTGCTTCAACACGGACGGGAGACGGCTGAACGATGGCTGTTCATGGCGGGTTACATTACCCGGCGGCACCCCGGAGTTTACCCATCTGAAATATTGAAGAACGGCGATGCTTGGACCCGAGAGATGGAAATTTATCATTTGTCCGAGTTATCCGTTACAGGGAAGGACCTGATGGATCTATCCGGACGGAGAGGCGGTCCATGGATCGGAGAGATACTTGGCATCCTGCTTGTTAAAGTAGCTTCTCGAATTCTGCCCAATGACAGAGAGATATTAATTGATGAAGTGAAACGGGTGATGATTACATGA
- a CDS encoding biotin--[acetyl-CoA-carboxylase] ligase, with protein MSEKETLLDLLLANPQEFISGEEISRRLSVSRTAVWKQINKLREAGYEFEAVPHKGYRILRKPERLDTLSLIKAMKTKTMGQKVKIIESTVSTQEEAKLLAEEDAPEGTLVIAEEQTGGKGRMGRKWYSPKGKGIWMSLVLRPKQPMHYMPQLTLMTGVAVCRAVRRTTGVMAGLKWPNDLLVNGRKISGILLESAAEDEYVRYCIAGIGISVNLDPQDYPEALTDVATSLKIEAGEEVDRVALIAAVLEEFEVLYALYQQEGFGPIASLWEALSVTLGKSVTVNTARGAVIGTAEKLDHSGALLIATGEGQHVSIFSGDVELKR; from the coding sequence ATGAGTGAGAAGGAAACGCTTCTGGATTTGCTGCTTGCGAACCCGCAGGAGTTTATATCCGGCGAAGAGATCAGCCGCAGGCTGTCTGTCAGCAGAACGGCCGTTTGGAAACAGATCAATAAACTGCGGGAAGCGGGTTATGAATTTGAGGCTGTTCCCCATAAAGGTTACCGGATCCTGCGCAAGCCCGAGCGGCTTGATACGTTATCGCTGATCAAAGCTATGAAGACAAAAACCATGGGCCAAAAGGTAAAGATTATAGAATCTACCGTATCCACGCAGGAGGAGGCCAAGTTATTGGCCGAAGAGGATGCGCCTGAGGGGACTCTTGTGATCGCGGAGGAACAGACCGGCGGTAAAGGAAGAATGGGTCGTAAATGGTATTCACCTAAAGGCAAAGGAATATGGATGAGCCTTGTGCTCAGACCCAAACAGCCGATGCATTACATGCCGCAGCTGACACTGATGACCGGAGTCGCCGTCTGCCGGGCAGTGCGCAGAACTACAGGAGTTATGGCCGGGCTGAAATGGCCTAATGACCTGTTGGTGAATGGGCGCAAAATCAGCGGCATTTTGCTGGAATCCGCAGCCGAGGATGAGTATGTACGCTACTGCATTGCCGGAATTGGTATTAGTGTTAATCTGGATCCGCAGGATTATCCCGAAGCGCTAACCGATGTTGCCACCTCACTTAAGATCGAAGCGGGTGAAGAGGTTGATCGAGTAGCTCTTATCGCTGCTGTTCTGGAAGAGTTTGAAGTGCTGTATGCCTTGTATCAGCAGGAAGGCTTCGGACCGATCGCATCGCTATGGGAAGCATTATCCGTTACTCTGGGGAAGTCAGTGACCGTTAATACAGCCCGTGGAGCTGTCATAGGCACTGCGGAGAAGCTGGATCACAGCGGAGCGCTGCTGATCGCAACCGGCGAGGGACAGCATGTGTCTATTTTTTCCGGAGATGTCGAACTTAAACGATGA
- the panB gene encoding 3-methyl-2-oxobutanoate hydroxymethyltransferase, with protein MAVKHPLNIVKMKKMKQEGSALSMVTAYDYPTARLAEEAGVDMILVGDSLGNVVLGYDSTLPVTIEDMVYHTRSVVRGAGNTFIVADMPFMTYHGSIDETLRNVRKLMQEGHAQAVKMEGGREICAAVEAIVGAGVPVLGHIGLTPQSVNQIGGYRIQGKDEKDAQRLLDDAKALEQAGAFGVVLELVTEQVAEYITSQLSIPTIGIGAGRGVDGQVLVFHDIFQYASPYRSKKFVKTFGDAGTLIREGLAQYVKEVKERSFPDESHVFTAEDQVVENLYGKGREKVNNA; from the coding sequence ATGGCAGTTAAACATCCGCTAAACATTGTGAAAATGAAAAAAATGAAACAGGAGGGCAGCGCGCTCAGTATGGTCACCGCTTATGATTACCCTACTGCACGTCTGGCTGAGGAAGCAGGCGTGGATATGATCCTGGTCGGCGATTCACTTGGAAATGTTGTGCTTGGATACGACTCGACACTTCCGGTAACGATTGAGGATATGGTATATCATACGCGCTCTGTAGTACGTGGGGCAGGAAATACCTTTATTGTCGCGGACATGCCGTTTATGACATATCACGGAAGTATTGATGAAACGCTGCGCAATGTACGCAAGCTGATGCAGGAAGGTCATGCTCAAGCCGTCAAGATGGAAGGCGGAAGAGAGATCTGCGCTGCAGTTGAAGCGATTGTCGGAGCCGGTGTTCCTGTACTCGGACATATCGGTCTTACACCGCAGTCGGTGAATCAAATTGGCGGCTACCGAATTCAAGGCAAGGATGAGAAGGACGCGCAGCGTTTGCTGGATGATGCCAAGGCATTGGAACAGGCAGGAGCATTTGGCGTTGTTTTGGAACTGGTAACGGAGCAGGTAGCTGAATACATCACGTCCCAGCTGTCCATTCCAACGATTGGAATCGGTGCCGGCCGCGGAGTTGATGGCCAAGTGCTTGTATTCCATGATATTTTTCAATATGCTTCCCCATACCGCAGCAAAAAATTTGTGAAAACATTCGGCGATGCCGGCACCTTGATCCGCGAAGGACTCGCTCAATACGTCAAAGAAGTGAAGGAACGTTCTTTTCCGGATGAGAGCCATGTATTTACTGCAGAGGATCAAGTTGTGGAGAATTTATACGGTAAAGGCCGGGAAAAGGTGAACAACGCATGA
- the panC gene encoding pantoate--beta-alanine ligase → MKAVRTITELRAQIEELKSSLNKTTVGLVPTMGYLHQGHASLIRAAKEKSDIVVVSIFVNPIQFGPGEDFETYPRDEERDLAAAEGAGADLVFLPSVETMYPKAAKTRIAVSDVTSGLCGASRPGHFDGVTTVVSKLFHIVQPNYAFFGMKDAQQVAVIEQMVFDLNFNVEIVPCPIIREEDGLALSSRNVYLSPDERSQALVLSQSLRKTQEALEKREIRTAGEARDLLVSSISKTSLAVIDYVEIVAFPELSLLEDEAGVLENNEPVLMALAVKFGKTRLIDNCLLYPKGE, encoded by the coding sequence ATGAAAGCTGTAAGAACCATTACAGAACTCAGAGCACAAATTGAGGAATTGAAATCCTCTTTAAATAAAACTACCGTCGGCCTGGTACCTACGATGGGGTATCTGCATCAGGGCCATGCCAGCTTGATCCGAGCCGCAAAAGAAAAATCGGATATCGTGGTAGTCAGCATTTTCGTCAACCCTATCCAATTTGGACCCGGAGAGGACTTTGAAACCTATCCGCGTGATGAAGAAAGGGATTTGGCAGCTGCGGAAGGAGCAGGAGCTGATCTGGTCTTCCTGCCCTCCGTAGAGACCATGTATCCAAAAGCTGCGAAGACGAGAATTGCTGTCTCAGACGTAACCTCCGGTTTGTGTGGAGCATCACGTCCGGGGCATTTTGACGGCGTAACGACGGTTGTTAGCAAGCTGTTTCATATCGTCCAGCCGAATTATGCTTTTTTCGGCATGAAGGATGCGCAGCAGGTAGCGGTCATTGAGCAAATGGTCTTTGATCTGAACTTTAATGTCGAAATCGTTCCTTGTCCGATCATCCGTGAGGAAGACGGTCTTGCACTTAGCTCCCGCAATGTGTACCTGAGCCCTGATGAACGCTCCCAGGCCCTTGTGCTTTCCCAGTCACTGCGCAAGACGCAAGAGGCTCTGGAGAAGAGGGAGATCCGGACAGCAGGAGAGGCAAGAGATCTTTTGGTGAGCAGCATCAGTAAAACCTCACTGGCTGTAATTGATTACGTAGAAATTGTAGCTTTTCCAGAGCTTTCACTTCTGGAGGATGAAGCAGGCGTATTAGAAAATAATGAACCTGTTCTGATGGCTCTTGCGGTAAAGTTTGGCAAAACCCGTTTGATCGATAACTGTCTGTTATACCCGAAGGGAGAATAA
- the panD gene encoding aspartate 1-decarboxylase encodes MFRTMMKSKIHRATVTEANLNYVGSITIDEDLMEAADLLENEKVQIVDNNNGARLETYVIPGPRGSGVICLNGAAARMVQPGDTVIIISYAMMSSDEIKNHKPTVVFVNESNQPKTTMNKEVHATII; translated from the coding sequence ATGTTTAGAACGATGATGAAGTCAAAAATACACCGTGCTACCGTAACGGAGGCGAATCTGAATTATGTTGGCAGCATTACCATTGATGAAGATTTGATGGAAGCTGCCGATCTTCTGGAGAACGAAAAAGTGCAAATCGTGGATAATAACAATGGTGCACGCCTTGAAACCTATGTTATTCCAGGACCCCGGGGCAGCGGCGTGATCTGTCTCAATGGCGCAGCAGCGCGTATGGTTCAGCCTGGAGATACCGTCATTATTATTTCTTATGCCATGATGTCGAGTGATGAAATCAAGAATCACAAGCCTACGGTCGTGTTCGTTAATGAATCGAATCAGCCTAAGACGACCATGAATAAGGAAGTGCACGCTACCATTATTTAA
- a CDS encoding tetratricopeptide repeat protein — protein sequence MFQHVFAEMNHMLDEIMKHYPTAQEAQKHQLIQKWNMLKTMSDGIIDEWLSFEEKMGEFRQHAEVPSTLFSEQTPEMELNAFVRGQGYFRLLMYRQAAQQFSQVIRQYPDSLLARMYLAMAHLYLEETKEAHLHFHWILPLAKSQKLKAMIYNALGCIAVKHGNAGKAQEFFTLALQSDPTLPDPLVNLKVCQQNRGQLQYGSQLISLM from the coding sequence ATGTTCCAACATGTATTCGCGGAAATGAACCACATGTTAGATGAGATCATGAAACATTACCCGACGGCGCAGGAGGCCCAAAAGCATCAGCTGATACAAAAGTGGAATATGCTTAAAACCATGAGTGATGGAATTATTGATGAGTGGTTATCTTTTGAGGAGAAGATGGGTGAGTTCCGCCAGCATGCCGAGGTGCCTTCCACCTTATTTTCGGAGCAGACACCTGAAATGGAGTTAAACGCATTTGTGCGCGGACAGGGATATTTCCGGTTACTAATGTACCGTCAGGCCGCCCAGCAATTTTCCCAGGTTATCCGTCAATATCCGGACAGTCTTCTGGCCCGGATGTACTTGGCCATGGCACATTTGTATCTCGAGGAAACCAAGGAAGCGCATCTTCATTTTCACTGGATACTCCCGCTGGCCAAAAGCCAGAAGCTGAAGGCCATGATCTACAATGCGTTAGGATGTATCGCCGTGAAGCATGGGAATGCCGGCAAGGCCCAGGAATTTTTTACATTGGCATTGCAGAGTGATCCCACACTTCCCGATCCCTTGGTTAATTTGAAGGTTTGCCAGCAAAACCGCGGTCAGCTTCAATATGGCAGCCAGTTGATTTCCTTAATGTAA
- the dinG gene encoding ATP-dependent DNA helicase DinG: MKFAVLDFETTGNQSADEIIQVGLAIIEEDLTISRVYGSYVKPGVEIPPFITGLTGITEADVADAPSLEEMLMELVPMLDDVILVGHNVAFDFNFLQNALDRSGYLPFSGRILDTLDFLKICFPSLTSYQLGQVTAHFQIKHDHPHQADSDALATAYVLLKCLDELDDLPLITLQRLSELFAEEDSDLGWFFDGLCQQKEQEPIQDLNSHTFYRQLALAVDDWTEMKPPREESDDNPLSGVDFKEYLDEIQKRLKGIMPQYEEREPQSIMFEEVMNALDQDKHLLIEAGTGTGKSLGYLIPSIYQSVKQQQKVMVSTHTINLQEQLRERDVPLLTQVVPFPFKAAVFKGRQHYLCLRKFEHKINRRDFFNPKEDTITAAQMIVWLAQTENGDDEELNLGGRGGDFWETVSSDSDSCLGRGCPWFRKCYYHRAKHEAGIADVVVTNHSKLFTDVKAGHQLLPAYERLVIDEAHHLEDVAGKHLGLNMKYFSVVHTLTRLYKDGRSGQLPALRQQLQSSGQERAGDWIAAIDRISEDLVDVKENWDKLSESLFSLIPERNDAAPGDAGQFVLRLQPGKWPQEWETLKALENQNHVKISEIVRRGEKMLAEYKEDEDDYSADSLITDLSGLFKDLAVERDDLRFFMNLNDETVVYWMEASSHYRSKSLQLYAVPVDVSKQLKDLFFDKKKSVILTSATLSVDKSFQYMIDNLGLQEDQENGRLVSVQLPSPFNYRDQALLVIPRDFPSVKGSVGDAVFVNTLVQSLADTAVATHGRMLVLFTSYRMLRQVHEPLKNALASSDITVLGQGVDSGSRTKLIRRFQDSSASVLLGTSSFWEGVDIPGEALTCLAIVRLPFQPPNHPLVEAKSELLQRQKKNPFMKLSVPQAVIRFKQGFGRLVRTANDRGIVIVYDTRVIESYYGKYFLYSLPGPKMEHMITEKMVPRISEWLHEG; encoded by the coding sequence ATGAAATTTGCCGTACTGGATTTTGAAACGACAGGCAACCAGTCCGCCGATGAAATTATTCAAGTTGGACTTGCCATCATAGAAGAAGATTTGACGATTTCCCGTGTTTATGGTTCCTATGTGAAACCTGGTGTGGAAATTCCGCCTTTTATTACCGGTCTGACAGGCATAACGGAAGCGGATGTTGCAGATGCACCATCGCTGGAAGAGATGCTCATGGAGCTTGTCCCTATGCTGGATGATGTCATTCTTGTAGGACATAATGTTGCGTTTGACTTTAATTTTCTGCAGAATGCGCTGGACCGCAGCGGATATTTGCCGTTTTCCGGCCGGATCCTGGATACACTGGACTTTCTTAAAATATGTTTTCCGTCCCTGACTTCATATCAATTGGGGCAGGTGACAGCGCATTTTCAAATAAAGCATGATCATCCGCATCAAGCCGATAGCGATGCATTAGCTACAGCCTATGTATTGTTAAAATGTCTGGATGAGCTGGATGATCTTCCTCTGATTACTTTGCAGCGCTTAAGTGAGCTTTTTGCAGAGGAAGACAGTGACCTCGGCTGGTTTTTCGACGGTCTGTGTCAACAAAAGGAACAAGAGCCGATACAGGACCTGAACAGCCATACCTTTTACCGCCAACTGGCGCTTGCTGTGGATGATTGGACTGAAATGAAGCCGCCGAGAGAGGAATCGGATGATAATCCACTTTCGGGAGTCGATTTCAAAGAGTATCTTGATGAGATTCAGAAACGGTTAAAAGGTATTATGCCCCAATATGAAGAGCGTGAACCGCAGTCGATTATGTTCGAAGAAGTGATGAATGCCCTGGATCAGGACAAGCATCTACTAATTGAGGCAGGTACGGGCACTGGTAAATCTTTGGGTTACCTGATCCCTTCCATATATCAAAGCGTGAAGCAGCAGCAAAAAGTGATGGTTAGCACGCATACCATTAACCTTCAGGAACAGCTCCGTGAACGGGATGTGCCTCTATTAACACAGGTTGTGCCGTTCCCCTTCAAGGCCGCTGTCTTTAAGGGCAGACAACACTATTTGTGTTTGAGAAAATTTGAACATAAAATAAACAGAAGAGACTTCTTTAATCCCAAGGAAGACACGATAACGGCGGCACAGATGATCGTCTGGCTGGCCCAAACCGAAAATGGGGATGATGAAGAGCTGAATCTCGGCGGGCGTGGCGGCGACTTCTGGGAAACCGTAAGCAGTGATTCCGATTCATGCCTCGGACGAGGCTGCCCATGGTTCCGCAAATGTTATTACCACCGGGCGAAGCATGAAGCAGGCATCGCGGATGTGGTCGTTACGAACCACTCCAAGCTCTTCACCGATGTGAAAGCAGGCCATCAGCTTCTGCCTGCATATGAGCGTCTGGTGATCGATGAAGCGCATCATTTGGAGGATGTGGCAGGCAAGCATCTCGGACTTAATATGAAATATTTCAGTGTGGTCCACACGCTTACCCGCCTGTACAAGGATGGCCGCAGCGGTCAGCTTCCTGCACTACGCCAGCAGCTCCAGTCCTCGGGACAGGAACGCGCCGGAGACTGGATTGCGGCAATCGACCGCATCAGTGAGGATCTGGTCGATGTCAAAGAGAACTGGGATAAGCTCAGCGAATCCCTCTTTAGTCTCATTCCGGAGCGTAATGATGCTGCACCTGGTGATGCCGGTCAGTTTGTACTTCGTTTGCAGCCTGGCAAATGGCCTCAGGAATGGGAGACGCTCAAGGCGCTGGAAAACCAAAATCATGTTAAAATCAGCGAAATTGTGCGCCGCGGGGAGAAAATGCTTGCAGAGTACAAGGAGGATGAAGACGATTACAGCGCGGACAGCCTGATCACGGATCTAAGCGGTCTATTTAAGGATTTGGCAGTCGAGCGGGATGATCTTCGTTTCTTCATGAATCTTAATGATGAGACCGTTGTATACTGGATGGAAGCCAGCAGCCATTACCGGAGCAAGTCACTCCAGCTGTACGCTGTTCCCGTCGATGTAAGCAAGCAGCTCAAGGATTTGTTCTTTGATAAGAAAAAAAGCGTCATATTGACGTCTGCCACGTTGTCTGTGGATAAATCATTCCAATACATGATTGATAATCTGGGATTGCAAGAGGATCAGGAAAACGGGCGATTGGTCTCTGTGCAGCTTCCTTCTCCATTCAATTATCGGGATCAGGCTTTACTGGTGATTCCGCGTGATTTTCCAAGTGTAAAAGGAAGTGTCGGAGATGCAGTGTTTGTGAATACACTGGTTCAATCTTTGGCGGATACCGCGGTTGCTACCCACGGAAGAATGCTCGTATTGTTTACTTCTTACCGCATGCTAAGGCAGGTCCATGAGCCACTCAAAAATGCACTTGCCAGCAGCGATATAACTGTATTAGGCCAAGGTGTTGACAGCGGCAGCCGCACCAAACTCATCCGCAGATTCCAAGACAGCAGCGCTTCTGTACTGCTCGGTACAAGCAGCTTCTGGGAAGGTGTGGATATTCCCGGAGAAGCGCTGACTTGTCTGGCTATTGTAAGGCTGCCATTCCAACCGCCGAACCATCCGCTCGTTGAGGCAAAAAGCGAACTGCTGCAGCGGCAGAAGAAAAACCCGTTTATGAAGCTTTCTGTGCCGCAGGCGGTTATTCGCTTCAAACAGGGCTTTGGTCGGCTGGTACGTACGGCAAATGATCGTGGGATTGTTATTGTATACGATACGCGTGTGATTGAATCCTATTACGGCAAGTACTTCCTATACTCATTGCCAGGACCCAAAATGGAACATATGATTACTGAAAAAATGGTTCCTCGCATATCCGAATGGCTTCATGAGGGCTAA
- a CDS encoding redox-sensing transcriptional repressor Rex codes for MKSEKISEAVVRRLPVYLRYLNDLNKREVSTVSSQELGLKLDLNPAQIRKDLAYFGDFGRKGIGYDVSYLIEKIRHILNLDQQINAVLVGAGNLGHALSNYNLYLRENIKIVAVFDENPKKVGTRISTLTVQSMDEISETIKGQNIRIGIITVPDVEAQNVADKLITAGIEAILNFAPTILKAPANIRIHAADFTTDLLSLAYYLDNGKDDSADDGEHKDK; via the coding sequence ATGAAATCGGAGAAAATATCCGAAGCGGTTGTCCGCAGATTGCCTGTGTATTTAAGATACTTGAATGATCTGAATAAACGCGAGGTATCCACAGTATCATCACAGGAGCTCGGACTGAAGCTGGATTTGAATCCTGCACAGATTCGTAAGGATCTGGCTTATTTCGGGGATTTTGGCCGCAAGGGGATTGGTTACGATGTATCGTACCTGATCGAGAAAATTCGCCATATCCTGAATCTGGACCAGCAGATCAATGCCGTGCTCGTTGGAGCCGGTAATCTGGGTCACGCGCTATCGAATTATAACTTATACCTTCGGGAAAATATCAAGATTGTCGCTGTATTCGATGAGAATCCCAAAAAGGTAGGAACGCGCATCAGTACCTTAACGGTTCAGTCGATGGATGAAATTAGTGAAACGATCAAAGGCCAGAACATCCGTATTGGGATTATTACGGTTCCTGATGTTGAAGCGCAGAATGTGGCAGATAAGTTGATTACCGCCGGTATTGAGGCTATTCTCAACTTCGCACCAACCATTTTGAAGGCGCCTGCGAACATCCGGATCCATGCGGCTGATTTCACAACAGATCTGCTGAGTCTGGCTTATTATTTGGACAATGGAAAGGACGATTCTGCGGATGACGGAGAACATAAAGACAAATAA
- a CDS encoding amidohydrolase, translating to MKTNKWVIKNGSFAVSDADKPVIHGCMVIEDDMITYIGEEMPEIESDVSVVDGTHLFFMPGLVNTHGHAAMSLLRGYGDDLALQIWLEEKMWPMEAKFTSSDVYWGTSLSVLEMLKGGTTTFLDMYDHMDQVAKVVKESGMRASLMRGVIGLCPEEVQRHKLNEAIAFARDWNGQADGRITTMISPHAPYTCPPDFIEKFVQAAHDMDLPMHTHMSETKAEVEQNVRDYGVRPVAHLEKLGMFSRPSLVAHAVHLTDEEIEILAANHVAVSHNPGSNLKLASGVARVTDLLKAGVTVSLGTDGAASNNNLDMFEEMRLAALIHKGVSGDPTAIPAAEALKMGTVYGAQSLFLKNVGTLAPGMKADFIALNTDQAHFLPHTDLISHAIYSACSKDVEHVWVDGKQIVKHGACLTLDEERIRREAQAAFDGLLSR from the coding sequence ATAAAGACAAATAAATGGGTAATTAAGAACGGAAGCTTTGCGGTTTCTGATGCAGACAAGCCGGTGATTCACGGCTGTATGGTGATCGAGGATGACATGATTACTTATATAGGAGAGGAAATGCCTGAGATCGAAAGCGATGTTTCTGTCGTGGATGGAACTCACCTTTTCTTCATGCCAGGACTGGTTAACACCCATGGTCATGCTGCCATGTCACTGCTGCGCGGGTATGGTGATGACCTTGCGCTGCAAATTTGGCTGGAAGAAAAAATGTGGCCTATGGAGGCTAAATTTACTTCTTCAGATGTGTACTGGGGCACTTCACTGTCCGTACTGGAAATGCTGAAAGGCGGTACCACTACGTTCCTGGATATGTATGACCATATGGACCAAGTCGCTAAGGTGGTTAAGGAATCGGGCATGCGTGCATCACTTATGCGCGGGGTTATTGGTCTGTGTCCAGAAGAGGTTCAGCGCCATAAGCTGAATGAAGCTATCGCGTTTGCACGTGACTGGAACGGACAAGCAGACGGTCGTATCACGACTATGATCTCACCACATGCACCATATACCTGCCCTCCGGACTTTATCGAAAAGTTTGTGCAGGCAGCCCATGACATGGATCTGCCGATGCATACCCATATGTCCGAGACGAAGGCTGAAGTGGAACAAAATGTCCGCGATTATGGAGTTCGTCCGGTCGCCCACTTAGAGAAGCTTGGCATGTTCTCGCGTCCTTCTCTGGTGGCACATGCTGTGCATCTGACGGATGAGGAAATTGAAATTCTGGCTGCTAATCATGTTGCTGTCTCCCATAACCCGGGAAGCAATCTGAAGCTGGCCAGTGGGGTGGCCCGCGTAACAGACCTGCTCAAAGCAGGAGTAACCGTATCGCTGGGTACCGATGGAGCGGCAAGCAATAATAATTTGGATATGTTTGAAGAAATGCGTCTTGCGGCATTGATTCATAAAGGTGTTTCCGGCGATCCTACTGCTATTCCTGCAGCCGAAGCACTCAAAATGGGTACGGTGTATGGGGCTCAATCGCTCTTTTTGAAAAATGTGGGTACGCTGGCTCCGGGGATGAAGGCAGATTTCATCGCCCTGAATACGGATCAGGCGCATTTCCTGCCACATACCGATCTTATCTCACATGCTATTTACTCCGCTTGCAGCAAGGATGTTGAGCATGTTTGGGTAGACGGCAAGCAAATTGTGAAACATGGCGCCTGTCTGACGCTGGACGAAGAGCGGATCCGCCGGGAAGCCCAAGCCGCTTTTGATGGTCTTCTGTCCCGATAA
- a CDS encoding DUF5590 domain-containing protein: MLKNKKTWIFLGILLLLLLGFGSYRYYIYVTQDIRAEETAAILKAKQDTSLVKVTEAEKSVWDTICWAIEGLDKENRPIMVWVTMDENGKVKSGEGAVHEELLSNGLSEAQIKEKIQKEIPDLDKMRLLPGTYNGEYAWQLFYRSKDHYYYQFYRFSDGQSIGGPFTLPNR; encoded by the coding sequence ATGTTAAAGAATAAAAAAACGTGGATATTTCTCGGAATACTGTTACTCCTGCTGCTTGGGTTCGGTTCTTATCGTTATTACATATATGTAACGCAGGATATCCGCGCAGAAGAAACGGCAGCCATTCTCAAAGCCAAACAGGATACCAGTCTGGTAAAGGTGACCGAGGCAGAGAAATCAGTTTGGGACACGATCTGCTGGGCTATTGAAGGGTTGGATAAAGAGAACCGGCCAATTATGGTGTGGGTGACAATGGATGAGAACGGAAAGGTCAAGTCGGGAGAGGGAGCGGTTCATGAGGAGCTGCTTTCAAACGGTTTGTCCGAAGCCCAGATCAAAGAAAAGATTCAAAAGGAAATACCGGATTTGGACAAAATGAGACTGCTGCCTGGAACGTATAACGGAGAATATGCTTGGCAGCTGTTTTACCGCTCTAAGGACCACTATTACTATCAATTCTATCGTTTCAGCGATGGACAAAGTATTGGTGGACCATTTACTCTGCCGAATAGGTGA